Genomic DNA from Candidatus Poribacteria bacterium:
ATATACCGACGGGGATACATGTGCTGCTCAAATTCGTTATACGGATAATCGCCGTGTTCGCCAATCAATATCACACCGTCGACAGATAGTTCGTTGCCACCAAGCGTCAATGCTTGCCGAATGCTCGGATAGATGGGGACGTTGTGTTCGGCTGCCAAACCGACCCCGATGTCCCGGTCATCTACCTGATCGAGATAGATGGACACCAAGTCGACGCGAGGTGTCAGATGTCCTATATCCGTCGGGAAACCCTTCATGTATTTGGTAGCAATCACATCTCCGTGCGAATGCTGGAAATAGGTCGTGATGATTGCAGCAATTTTTTTGCGTTCTGCCATCTTTTTCCCTCGCTTATCTAACAATCTCGGTTCCAATACCACCCTCCGTGAAAACTTCAAGGAGCAAAGAGTGCTGGATTCTTCCATCAATGATATGCGTCTTGTAGACACCACCCATGAGTGCCGTTGTACACGCCTCTACTTTCGGGAGCATACCGCCTGCGATCAAACCCTCCTCAACGAATTGATCTACCTCTCTGATATGAATCGTCGAAATCAACGACTCAGTATCCGATAGGTCTCGGAGAATGCCGCGCGTATCCGTCAAGACAATCAATTTTTCCGCTTGAAATGCGGATGCAACCTCACCCGCCATTGTATCGGCGTTAATGTTATAGGTCTGTCCATCAACACCGACCCCAATCGGCGTGATGACAGGGATATAATCGGCTTTGTCAAGCGCGGTGATTGCTTCGGTGTTGACCCCGATAATCTTACCTACGTATCCTAAATCAACATCCGTCTGCTGTCCGTTTTCATCCGTTATCTGAGTCTGTTGTTTCTCCGCAAGAATCAGGTTTGCGTCTTTTCCAG
This window encodes:
- the argB gene encoding acetylglutamate kinase; the encoded protein is MNRTAEVLIEALPYIRRFYDRRIVIKYGGAAMEDEALIHSVMQDIVLMKYVGIRPIIVHGGGPRITAWMDKVGKVPEFVQGLRVTDAETVEIAEMVLGSINKEIVSRINQHGGKSIGLSGKDANLILAEKQQTQITDENGQQTDVDLGYVGKIIGVNTEAITALDKADYIPVITPIGVGVDGQTYNINADTMAGEVASAFQAEKLIVLTDTRGILRDLSDTESLISTIHIREVDQFVEEGLIAGGMLPKVEACTTALMGGVYKTHIIDGRIQHSLLLEVFTEGGIGTEIVR